One window of Nostoc sp. C052 genomic DNA carries:
- a CDS encoding NACHT domain protein, whose protein sequence is MNITLVIKAIAAATASPIINAVQRHKTVIEIKEKLGINSAQPPEKFDDVYVHTLVEYGFDKPELELNLRFLDNQKVRKVFSKAFSKQPLDFNHQEWNPLRDEAQKAKIDISQVQEFHQAFINVAKRSINPGQLITNVELQEHLNQFTELTEQSLYPDDFKALIEEKTKAFCGRVFVFKEFDDFLKKYPKGYFTVIGDAGMGKSAIAAQSVSKYKAICYFNIRAEGRNTPEQFLQSIRQQLISRYQLQNAENDNLPTLLTKVSEKLTVGEPLVIVVDALDEVEQPGSGNLLDLPKNLPDKIYFLLTRRRYAQNEKRLLTEEVPEQQLDLTANKYEIWNRKDVTEYISTFINDEQEHPGLKAWIQKRNIQPPYFIEQVAQKSENNFMYLYYVLPSIARGDYQDLSLEELPEKLQGYYEQHWKQMGMETPDKRTNAIILCVLLEIGKPISCESIARITKRNEYDVLELLNKWLQFLRKQKENQEDYYSIYHQSFADFLRNQPTLKREKKNNND, encoded by the coding sequence ATGAATATTACCCTGGTAATTAAAGCTATTGCTGCCGCTACTGCTTCCCCAATCATAAATGCAGTTCAGCGTCACAAAACTGTAATTGAAATTAAAGAAAAGCTAGGAATTAATTCAGCACAGCCGCCAGAAAAGTTTGACGATGTTTATGTTCATACTTTAGTAGAGTATGGTTTTGATAAACCTGAACTTGAGCTTAACTTGAGATTTCTTGACAATCAAAAAGTAAGAAAAGTTTTTTCAAAAGCTTTCTCAAAGCAGCCATTAGATTTTAATCACCAAGAATGGAATCCATTGAGAGACGAGGCACAAAAAGCCAAAATAGATATTTCGCAGGTTCAGGAATTCCATCAAGCTTTTATCAATGTAGCAAAACGCTCTATCAATCCAGGGCAACTTATAACTAACGTAGAACTTCAAGAACACCTAAATCAATTTACAGAACTTACAGAACAGTCTCTTTATCCAGATGACTTTAAAGCGCTAATTGAAGAAAAAACTAAGGCATTTTGTGGACGGGTATTTGTATTTAAGGAGTTTGATGATTTCCTTAAAAAGTATCCCAAAGGTTATTTTACCGTGATTGGGGATGCGGGGATGGGGAAAAGTGCGATCGCGGCCCAATCAGTATCTAAATACAAAGCTATCTGCTACTTCAATATTCGCGCAGAAGGTCGCAATACACCAGAGCAATTTCTGCAAAGTATTCGTCAACAACTAATTAGTCGCTATCAGTTACAGAATGCAGAAAATGATAATTTACCTACTTTGCTGACGAAAGTTAGTGAAAAGCTGACCGTTGGTGAACCCTTAGTAATTGTGGTTGATGCACTCGATGAAGTCGAACAACCAGGCTCAGGAAATCTTTTAGATTTACCCAAAAATCTGCCAGATAAAATATATTTTCTGCTAACTAGGCGACGCTATGCCCAAAACGAAAAGCGCTTGTTAACTGAAGAAGTTCCAGAACAACAGTTAGATTTAACAGCCAATAAGTATGAAATCTGGAATCGAAAAGATGTGACAGAGTACATTAGTACATTTATCAATGATGAGCAGGAGCATCCTGGTTTAAAGGCATGGATTCAAAAACGCAACATTCAGCCGCCATATTTTATTGAGCAGGTAGCACAAAAAAGTGAAAATAATTTTATGTACCTGTACTATGTCTTACCCAGTATTGCTAGAGGAGATTATCAAGACTTAAGTTTAGAGGAATTACCTGAGAAACTTCAGGGTTATTATGAACAGCATTGGAAACAGATGGGAATGGAAACTCCAGACAAGCGGACAAATGCGATTATCCTCTGTGTACTCCTTGAGATAGGTAAACCGATTTCCTGTGAATCCATTGCCCGTATAACTAAACGAAATGAATATGATGTTTTGGAGCTTTTGAATAAGTGGCTGCAATTCTTGAGAAAACAAAAAGAAAATCAGGAAGATTATTATTCAATTTATCACCAAAGTTTTGCAGATTTTCTCCGTAATCAACCGACATTAAAAAGAGAAAAAAAGAACAATAATGATTGA